AGCCAGAAGACACGCTCCATCGGCAGCCACTTCCGTCCGTCCTCTGAGAAGGGAAGGGTGGATTGGAAGCGACCCATCATCGTCTCCCACTTCTGCACCACAGGGTTTGCGAGATCCATGGACGCCTTGCGTTCAAAGGTGAAGTCGTCTGTGACCTCCATGATCATAAAGAGACGGTCGCCAAGCGAATAGATCTCCATGTCCAGAACGCCCGCCGCCCCGAGACTCTCCATCACCTCGGGCCACACTTTCGTGTGCCAGTCGATGTACTCCGTAATCAGGGCTGGCTCATCTTTGAGGTCACAGGCAAGGCAATAACGCTTCATAAAAAGTCTCCGGTGTGTTC
This genomic stretch from Terriglobus saanensis SP1PR4 harbors:
- a CDS encoding L-rhamnose mutarotase, translating into MKRYCLACDLKDEPALITEYIDWHTKVWPEVMESLGAAGVLDMEIYSLGDRLFMIMEVTDDFTFERKASMDLANPVVQKWETMMGRFQSTLPFSEDGRKWLPMERVFWLQGALGQ